One segment of Haemophilus influenzae DNA contains the following:
- the waaA gene encoding lipid IV(A) 3-deoxy-D-manno-octulosonic acid transferase, giving the protein MWRFFYTSLLLICQPLILCFIGLLSVKSPRYRQRLTERYGFYGNAPCPPPQGIFIHAASVGEVIAATPLVRQLQQDYPHLSITFTTFTPTGSERVKATFGDSVFHYYLPFDLPFSIHRFINFVQPKLCIVMETELWPNLIHQLFLRNIPFVIANARLSARSAHRYGKIKARLQTMWSQISLIAAQDHISGKRYATLGYPKEKLNITGNIKYDLSITDELREKIDDLRSLWVKNRPIWIAASTHNGEDEIILKSHRALLAKYPNLLLLLVPRHPERFNVVADLLKKEKFQFIRRSTNELPNENTQVILGDSMGELMLMYGISDIAFVGGSLVKHGGHNPLEPLAFKMPVITGKHTFNFPEIFRMLVEVQGVLEVNSTADSLERAVEALLNSKEASERLGNAGYEVLMENRGALQRLLDLLKPYLEHNV; this is encoded by the coding sequence ATGTGGCGTTTTTTTTATACCAGCTTGCTTTTAATTTGCCAGCCGTTGATATTGTGTTTTATTGGCTTGCTCAGTGTTAAATCTCCACGTTATCGTCAGCGTTTGACTGAACGTTATGGTTTTTATGGTAATGCGCCTTGTCCACCACCACAAGGGATCTTTATCCACGCAGCCTCCGTAGGAGAAGTGATTGCTGCGACACCGCTAGTTCGCCAATTACAACAAGATTATCCGCATTTATCCATTACTTTTACGACTTTTACTCCCACAGGTTCAGAACGCGTAAAAGCCACTTTTGGAGACAGTGTTTTTCATTATTATTTACCCTTTGATTTGCCTTTTTCGATCCATCGTTTTATTAATTTTGTACAACCTAAATTATGTATCGTGATGGAAACAGAACTTTGGCCTAATCTTATTCATCAATTATTTTTGCGCAATATCCCATTTGTCATCGCTAATGCTCGTTTATCCGCACGTTCTGCACATCGTTACGGAAAAATAAAAGCGCGCTTACAAACAATGTGGTCGCAAATTAGTTTGATTGCAGCACAGGATCATATTAGCGGAAAACGCTATGCCACTTTGGGGTATCCAAAGGAAAAATTGAATATCACGGGCAATATTAAATATGATCTCTCGATCACTGATGAATTACGTGAAAAGATTGATGATTTACGATCTCTTTGGGTAAAAAATCGTCCAATTTGGATTGCAGCCAGTACGCATAACGGAGAAGATGAAATCATTTTAAAATCTCACCGCGCTTTGTTAGCAAAATACCCAAATTTATTGTTATTGCTCGTTCCACGCCATCCAGAGCGTTTTAATGTGGTGGCTGATTTACTTAAAAAGGAAAAATTTCAATTTATTCGTCGCTCCACAAATGAATTACCAAATGAAAATACCCAAGTGATTTTGGGCGATAGTATGGGCGAGCTTATGTTGATGTATGGCATTTCCGATATTGCTTTTGTGGGTGGAAGCCTTGTAAAACACGGGGGGCATAATCCTTTAGAACCTCTTGCATTTAAAATGCCAGTGATTACTGGCAAGCATACTTTCAATTTCCCCGAGATATTTCGAATGCTGGTGGAAGTGCAAGGTGTGTTGGAAGTTAATTCAACCGCAGATTCCTTAGAACGCGCGGTAGAAGCCTTATTAAATTCAAAAGAGGCTAGCGAACGTTTAGGCAATGCAGGCTATGAAGTGCTGATGGAAAACCGTGGTGCATTACAGCGTTTGTTAGATTTATTAAAACCTTATTTGGAGCATAATGTATGA
- the coaD gene encoding pantetheine-phosphate adenylyltransferase yields MTSVIYPGTFDPITNGHLDIIERSAVIFPRVLVAVANSPSKKTLFSLEERVELVRQSVTHLSNVEVFGFSDLLANVIKQHNISAIIRGVRTTTDFEYELQLAALNRLLTKGVESLFFPPAEKWAFVSSTIVREIYLHGGDVAELVPVPVFNALKAR; encoded by the coding sequence ATGACGAGCGTGATTTATCCTGGCACTTTTGACCCGATTACAAACGGTCATTTAGACATTATTGAAAGAAGTGCGGTAATTTTTCCTCGTGTTTTAGTGGCGGTGGCAAATAGCCCAAGCAAAAAAACGCTATTTTCTTTGGAGGAACGCGTGGAGCTTGTTCGTCAATCTGTTACGCATTTATCCAATGTGGAGGTGTTTGGCTTTTCTGATTTGTTGGCAAATGTGATTAAGCAGCACAATATTTCTGCCATTATTCGTGGCGTACGCACAACAACAGATTTTGAATATGAACTTCAATTAGCTGCCCTTAATCGTTTACTCACAAAAGGCGTAGAGAGCTTGTTTTTCCCACCAGCAGAAAAATGGGCGTTTGTTTCTTCCACCATTGTGCGTGAAATTTATTTGCACGGCGGTGATGTGGCGGAGTTAGTTCCTGTGCCTGTATTTAATGCGTTAAAAGCACGATGA
- a CDS encoding YceK/YidQ family lipoprotein, translated as MIKTFIFLTALIALSGCGSVVKLIDPTEKYTAYAGVAYDLEMAQQWGLPILDLPLSFLLDTVLLPYAWAQ; from the coding sequence ATGATAAAAACCTTTATTTTTTTAACCGCACTTATCGCGTTATCTGGTTGTGGTTCCGTGGTCAAACTTATCGATCCAACGGAAAAATATACTGCCTATGCAGGGGTTGCTTATGATCTTGAAATGGCTCAACAATGGGGATTGCCAATCTTAGATTTGCCCCTCTCATTTTTATTAGACACCGTATTACTGCCCTATGCGTGGGCTCAATAA
- the rep gene encoding DNA helicase Rep — translation MKLNPQQQQAVEYVTGSCLVLAGAGSGKTRVIINKIAHLIEKCGYSPKQIAAVTFTNKAAREMKERVAHSIGKEQSKGLLVSTFHTLGFDIIKREYKALGFKSNMTLFDEQDQFALLKELTADVLKEDKDLLRELISVISNWKNDLISPKQAFALARDAKYQTFAKCYERYTTQIRAYNALDFDDLIMLPTLLFKRNEEVRSKWQAKIRYLLVDEYQDTNTSQYELIKLLVGDRACFTVVGDDDQSIYSWRGARPENMVRLRDDFPRLNVIKLEQNYRSTQRILHCANILIDNNEHVFDKKLFSTIGEGEKLLVIEAKNEEHEAERIVAELIAHRFSRKTKYKDYAILYRGNHQSRLLEKVLMQNRIPYKISGGTSFFSRAEIKDMMAYLRLVVNQDDDAAFLRIVNTPKREIGTATLQKLGELAQEKHISLFEAIFEFELIQRITPKAYDSLQRFGRWIVELNDEIQRSEPERAVRSMLSVIHYEEYLYEYATSPKAAEMQSKNVATLFDWVADMLKGDETNEPMNLNQVVTRLTLRDMLERGEDDDESDQVQLMTLHASKGLEFPYVYLIGMEEGILPHQTSIDEDNVEEERRLAYVGITRAQKELTFSLCRERRQYGELIRPEPSRFLAELPNDDVLWERDKPKLTTEQKQEKTQNQLDRLRAILKGD, via the coding sequence ATGAAACTCAATCCTCAACAACAACAAGCCGTTGAATATGTAACAGGCTCTTGTCTTGTGCTTGCTGGCGCAGGCTCTGGCAAAACTCGCGTAATCATTAATAAAATCGCCCATTTAATTGAAAAGTGCGGTTATTCTCCGAAACAAATTGCTGCCGTCACTTTTACGAATAAAGCCGCACGCGAGATGAAAGAGCGTGTGGCACATTCCATTGGCAAAGAGCAATCTAAAGGCTTGCTCGTTTCCACTTTTCATACGCTCGGTTTTGACATTATTAAGCGTGAATATAAAGCGTTGGGCTTTAAATCAAATATGACCTTGTTTGATGAACAGGATCAATTTGCGTTGTTAAAAGAGCTAACCGCTGATGTGTTAAAAGAAGATAAGGATTTATTGCGTGAGTTAATTTCAGTGATTTCTAACTGGAAGAATGATTTGATTTCGCCAAAACAGGCGTTTGCGTTGGCGCGTGATGCAAAATATCAAACTTTTGCAAAATGTTATGAGCGTTATACCACACAAATTCGAGCTTACAATGCCCTTGATTTTGATGATTTGATTATGCTGCCGACGTTGTTGTTCAAGCGAAATGAAGAAGTGCGGTCAAAATGGCAGGCAAAAATTCGTTATTTGTTGGTGGATGAATATCAAGACACTAACACCAGCCAATATGAGCTGATTAAACTTTTAGTGGGTGATCGTGCTTGTTTCACTGTGGTGGGCGATGATGACCAATCTATTTATTCGTGGCGTGGTGCACGACCAGAAAATATGGTGCGTTTACGCGATGATTTCCCTCGTTTGAACGTGATTAAGCTAGAGCAAAATTACCGTTCAACCCAGCGTATTTTGCATTGCGCCAATATTTTAATTGATAACAATGAGCACGTGTTTGATAAGAAACTTTTTTCAACCATTGGAGAAGGAGAAAAATTGCTTGTTATCGAAGCAAAAAATGAAGAACACGAAGCAGAGCGGATTGTCGCAGAGTTGATCGCCCATCGTTTTAGCCGTAAAACCAAATATAAAGATTACGCGATTTTATATCGAGGCAATCATCAATCCCGATTACTCGAAAAAGTACTGATGCAAAACCGTATTCCTTACAAAATTTCGGGCGGTACTTCTTTTTTCTCCCGTGCAGAAATCAAAGATATGATGGCGTATTTACGCTTGGTGGTGAATCAAGATGATGACGCCGCATTCCTGCGTATTGTGAATACACCGAAGCGTGAAATTGGCACCGCGACGTTACAAAAACTTGGTGAGCTGGCTCAAGAAAAACATATCAGTTTGTTTGAAGCTATTTTTGAGTTTGAGCTTATTCAACGCATCACGCCAAAAGCCTATGATTCATTGCAAAGATTTGGCCGTTGGATTGTAGAACTTAATGATGAAATTCAACGTTCTGAACCAGAACGTGCGGTACGTTCAATGTTATCTGTGATTCATTATGAAGAATATTTGTACGAATACGCAACAAGCCCTAAAGCGGCAGAAATGCAAAGTAAGAATGTTGCCACGCTATTTGACTGGGTTGCGGATATGTTAAAAGGCGATGAAACCAATGAGCCGATGAACCTTAATCAAGTAGTAACCCGCCTGACATTACGCGATATGTTGGAGCGAGGCGAAGACGATGATGAGAGCGATCAAGTTCAACTGATGACATTGCACGCCTCTAAGGGATTGGAATTTCCTTATGTTTATTTGATTGGTATGGAAGAGGGTATTTTGCCCCACCAAACTAGCATTGATGAAGACAACGTGGAAGAAGAACGCCGCTTGGCTTATGTGGGTATCACAAGAGCACAAAAAGAGCTCACTTTTTCCTTGTGTCGAGAACGCCGTCAATATGGAGAATTAATTCGTCCAGAACCCAGCAGATTTTTAGCTGAATTACCCAATGACGATGTGTTATGGGAACGCGATAAACCAAAACTAACCACCGAGCAAAAACAAGAAAAAACACAAAACCAACTTGATAGATTGAGGGCGATTTTGAAAGGAGACTAG
- the yafC gene encoding DNA-binding transcriptional regulator YafC, with amino-acid sequence MKTTSEELTVFVQVVENGSFSRAAKQLAMANSAVSRVVKRLEEKLGVNLINRTTRQLRLTEEGSQYFRRVQKILQEMAAAEAEMLAVHEVPQGVLRVDSAMPMVLHLLVPLAAKFNERYPHIQLSLVSSEGYINLIERKVDIALRAGELNDSGLRARHLFDSHFRVVASPEYLAKHGTPQSTEDLANHQCLGFTEPSSLNTWAVLDAQGNPYKISPHFTASSGEILRSLCLSGCGIACLSDFLVDNDIAEGKLIPLFSNHITDETLPFNAVYYSDKAVNLRLRVFLDFLAEKLRG; translated from the coding sequence ATGAAAACAACTTCTGAAGAATTAACCGTATTTGTACAAGTAGTCGAAAATGGTAGTTTCAGCCGTGCGGCCAAACAGCTAGCGATGGCAAATTCTGCTGTAAGCCGTGTGGTGAAAAGGTTAGAAGAAAAATTAGGCGTTAACCTAATCAACCGCACCACGCGACAGCTAAGACTAACAGAAGAAGGTTCACAATATTTTCGCCGAGTGCAGAAAATTCTGCAAGAAATGGCTGCAGCAGAAGCTGAAATGTTGGCTGTGCACGAAGTACCACAAGGCGTACTACGCGTAGATTCCGCCATGCCGATGGTGTTACATCTGCTAGTGCCATTAGCAGCGAAATTCAACGAACGTTATCCGCATATCCAACTTTCGCTAGTTTCTTCCGAAGGCTATATCAATCTGATTGAACGCAAAGTCGATATTGCCTTACGAGCTGGAGAATTGAATGATTCTGGGTTGCGTGCTCGTCATCTGTTTGATAGCCACTTCCGCGTAGTCGCCAGTCCAGAATACTTGGCAAAACACGGCACACCACAATCAACTGAAGATCTTGCCAACCATCAATGTTTAGGCTTCACTGAACCTAGTTCTCTAAATACATGGGCGGTTCTAGATGCTCAAGGAAATCCCTATAAAATCTCACCGCACTTTACCGCCAGCAGCGGTGAAATCTTACGGTCATTGTGCCTTTCAGGTTGTGGTATTGCTTGCTTATCAGATTTTTTGGTAGACAATGACATCGCTGAAGGAAAATTAATTCCCCTATTTTCTAATCACATCACCGATGAAACACTCCCTTTCAACGCTGTTTATTACAGTGATAAAGCTGTCAACCTTCGCCTACGTGTGTTTTTAGACTTTTTAGCAGAAAAGCTGAGGGGATAA
- a CDS encoding NAD(P)H-dependent oxidoreductase — MNILLLDGGKAFGHSHGELNHTLHKKAKEVLTALGHNVKETVIDAGYDVEAEIEKFLWMDAVIWQMPSWWMHEPWTVKKYIDEVLTSGHGKLYHNDGRHSVNPTEGYGTGGLLQGKKHMLSLTWNAPIEAFTREGDFFEGKGVDAVYMPFHKLNEFIGLTRLPTFLCNDVVKNPQVEQYLSDYQAHLEKVFG; from the coding sequence ATGAATATTTTATTATTAGACGGCGGTAAAGCGTTTGGACATTCACATGGCGAGTTGAACCACACACTTCACAAAAAAGCGAAAGAAGTTTTGACCGCACTTGGACACAATGTAAAAGAAACTGTGATCGATGCTGGCTATGATGTTGAAGCAGAAATCGAAAAATTTTTGTGGATGGATGCCGTGATTTGGCAAATGCCGAGCTGGTGGATGCACGAACCTTGGACAGTGAAAAAATACATAGACGAAGTATTAACCAGTGGACACGGCAAGTTATATCACAACGATGGCAGACACAGCGTCAATCCAACTGAAGGCTATGGCACAGGCGGCTTGTTGCAAGGCAAAAAACATATGCTTTCACTTACTTGGAATGCACCGATTGAAGCCTTTACTCGCGAAGGCGATTTCTTTGAAGGCAAAGGTGTGGATGCTGTGTATATGCCTTTCCACAAACTCAACGAGTTCATCGGCTTGACCCGTCTGCCGACATTCTTATGTAACGATGTGGTTAAAAATCCACAAGTAGAACAATATTTATCAGACTACCAAGCACATTTGGAAAAAGTGTTTGGCTAA
- the rimO gene encoding 30S ribosomal protein S12 methylthiotransferase RimO produces the protein MQNSTPSIGFVSLGCPKNLVDSERILTELRTDGYNIVPSYENVDLVIVNTCGFIDSAVQESLEAIGEALEENGRVIVTGCLGAKEDQIREVHPKVLEVSGPHSYETVMAQVHKYVSKPTHSPYTSLVPKQGVKLTPKHYAYLKISEGCDHRCTFCIIPSMRGDLESRSITQVLDEAKRLAEAGVKELLVVSQDTSAYSMDLKRQEGGVKTAFWNGMPIKNDLMTLCKQLGKLGIWVRLHYVYPYPHVDDLIPLMADGTLLPYLDIPLQHASPKILKAMKRPGSIDRTLERIKKWREICPDLTLRSTFIVGFPGETEEDFQLLLDFLKEAQLDRVGCFKFSPVEGAPATDMADQVPEDVKEERFHRFMQLQQEISANRLKQKIGKTLDVLVDEIDEEGIIGRSKADAPEVDGLVYVDNLSGINVKVGDVIKVTIINSDEYDLWGSC, from the coding sequence ATGCAAAATTCAACTCCAAGCATTGGCTTTGTAAGCCTTGGTTGCCCAAAAAACTTAGTAGATTCTGAACGAATCTTAACGGAACTACGCACCGACGGTTACAACATTGTGCCAAGCTATGAAAATGTTGATTTAGTGATTGTGAATACTTGTGGATTTATTGACAGCGCGGTGCAGGAATCCCTCGAAGCGATTGGCGAAGCATTAGAAGAAAATGGGCGCGTCATTGTGACTGGCTGTTTAGGGGCAAAAGAAGACCAAATTCGTGAAGTGCATCCTAAAGTTTTGGAAGTTAGCGGCCCACATAGTTATGAAACAGTGATGGCTCAAGTTCACAAATACGTGTCAAAACCGACACATAGCCCTTACACCAGCTTAGTACCAAAACAAGGCGTAAAACTGACACCAAAACATTATGCCTATTTGAAAATCTCTGAAGGCTGTGATCACCGTTGTACGTTCTGCATTATTCCATCTATGCGTGGCGATTTGGAAAGCCGCTCTATTACGCAAGTTTTGGACGAAGCAAAACGTTTAGCCGAAGCAGGCGTAAAAGAATTACTTGTGGTATCACAAGACACTTCCGCTTATTCCATGGATTTAAAACGCCAAGAGGGCGGTGTAAAAACGGCTTTTTGGAATGGCATGCCAATTAAAAATGATTTAATGACGCTTTGTAAACAGCTTGGCAAACTTGGCATTTGGGTTCGCTTACATTATGTGTATCCCTATCCACATGTGGATGATTTAATTCCATTAATGGCTGACGGCACACTCTTACCGTATTTAGACATTCCATTACAACACGCCAGCCCGAAAATCTTAAAAGCAATGAAAAGACCGGGCAGTATTGACCGCACTTTAGAACGCATTAAAAAATGGCGTGAAATTTGCCCAGATTTAACATTACGCTCCACTTTCATTGTAGGTTTCCCAGGAGAAACAGAAGAAGATTTCCAATTATTGCTCGATTTCTTAAAAGAAGCCCAGCTTGATCGCGTAGGCTGTTTCAAATTCAGCCCCGTTGAAGGCGCACCTGCAACAGATATGGCTGACCAAGTGCCAGAAGATGTGAAAGAAGAACGTTTCCATCGTTTCATGCAATTACAACAAGAAATTTCTGCAAACCGTTTAAAACAAAAAATCGGTAAAACTCTTGATGTATTAGTGGATGAAATTGACGAAGAAGGCATTATTGGCCGCTCCAAAGCAGATGCCCCTGAAGTGGATGGTTTAGTTTATGTAGATAATTTAAGCGGAATCAATGTCAAAGTGGGCGACGTGATTAAAGTAACCATCATAAATTCTGATGAATATGATTTGTGGGGAAGTTGTTAA
- a CDS encoding MgtC/SapB family protein, which yields MENSSLLLTALFDPDHLIIFSKMLLAMVLGSIIGLERELKRKPVGVKTCAIIAVTTCVLTIVSIQAAEHYAQVSDNIRTDPMRLAAQVISGIGFLGAGVILHKKNDAISGLTTAAIIWASAGIGIAAGAGFVFDAVIATVMILVSIRLSPLVQRWVHRKSQRRRTKFNILVNGAESIGKVTQLLVNNQYRIEHIQVKDQSSGEVRLQICCFSIDSTMLKDAYALLKAEEGVMSVEVDN from the coding sequence ATGGAAAATTCATCTTTACTTTTAACCGCACTTTTCGATCCTGATCACTTAATTATTTTTAGCAAAATGCTATTGGCGATGGTGCTTGGTAGTATTATTGGCTTAGAGCGTGAACTTAAACGTAAACCTGTGGGTGTAAAAACCTGCGCTATTATTGCCGTCACCACTTGTGTGCTAACCATTGTTTCGATTCAAGCCGCAGAGCATTATGCGCAAGTTTCAGACAATATTCGTACAGATCCAATGCGTCTTGCGGCTCAAGTGATTAGCGGTATTGGTTTTTTAGGTGCTGGTGTGATTTTGCATAAGAAAAATGATGCGATTTCAGGTTTAACCACTGCGGCGATTATTTGGGCTTCTGCGGGGATCGGTATTGCTGCTGGAGCAGGTTTCGTATTCGATGCGGTCATTGCAACTGTGATGATTTTGGTGTCTATTCGATTAAGTCCGTTGGTACAACGTTGGGTACATCGTAAATCGCAACGTCGTCGGACAAAATTCAATATTCTTGTCAATGGTGCGGAAAGTATTGGAAAAGTCACTCAATTGTTAGTAAACAATCAGTATCGTATTGAACATATACAAGTGAAAGATCAAAGTAGTGGTGAAGTGCGGTTACAAATCTGTTGTTTTTCCATTGATTCCACAATGTTGAAAGATGCGTATGCGTTGTTGAAAGCGGAAGAAGGTGTAATGAGTGTGGAAGTAGATAACTAG
- the asd gene encoding aspartate-semialdehyde dehydrogenase yields the protein MKNVGFIGWRGMVGSVLMDRMSQENDFENLNPVFFTTSQAGQKAPVFAGKEAGELKNAFDIDELKKLDIIVTCQGGDYTNEVYPKLKATGWDGYWVDAASALRMKDDAIIVLDPVNQHVISEGLKKGIKTFVGGNCTVSLMLMAIGGLFEKDLVEWVSVATYQAASGAGAKNMRELLSQMGLLEQAVSSELKDPASSILDIERKVTAEMRSDSFPTDNFGAALGGSLIPWIDKLLPETGQTKEEWKGYAETNKILGLSDNPIPVDGLCVRIGALRCHSQAFTIKLKKDLPLEEIEQIIASHNEWVKVIPNDKEITLRELTPAKVTGTLSVPVGRLRKLAMGPEYLAAFTVGDQLLWGAAEPVRRILKQLVA from the coding sequence ATGAAAAATGTAGGCTTTATCGGTTGGCGCGGAATGGTCGGTTCCGTATTAATGGATCGTATGTCGCAGGAAAATGATTTTGAAAATCTTAATCCTGTATTTTTTACAACTTCACAAGCAGGTCAAAAAGCCCCTGTATTTGCAGGTAAAGAAGCGGGTGAGCTTAAAAATGCATTCGACATTGATGAACTTAAAAAATTAGACATTATCGTGACTTGCCAAGGTGGCGACTATACCAATGAAGTCTATCCAAAATTAAAAGCAACAGGTTGGGACGGTTATTGGGTTGATGCCGCGTCTGCACTACGTATGAAAGATGATGCAATTATTGTTCTTGATCCAGTAAACCAACACGTGATTTCTGAAGGTTTGAAAAAAGGCATTAAAACTTTCGTGGGTGGTAACTGTACCGTGAGCTTAATGTTGATGGCTATCGGTGGTTTATTTGAAAAAGATTTAGTGGAATGGGTATCTGTCGCAACTTATCAAGCGGCTTCGGGTGCTGGTGCAAAAAATATGCGTGAATTACTTTCACAAATGGGTTTATTAGAACAAGCGGTTTCTAGTGAATTAAAAGACCCAGCTTCTTCTATTTTAGATATTGAACGTAAAGTGACTGCAGAAATGCGTTCTGATAGCTTCCCAACAGATAACTTCGGTGCAGCATTAGGCGGTAGCTTAATCCCTTGGATTGACAAACTTCTTCCTGAAACAGGGCAAACTAAAGAAGAGTGGAAAGGCTATGCAGAAACCAATAAAATCTTAGGTTTAAGCGACAATCCAATTCCTGTTGATGGTTTATGTGTGCGTATCGGCGCATTACGTTGCCACAGCCAAGCGTTCACCATTAAATTGAAAAAAGACTTGCCACTAGAAGAAATCGAACAAATTATTGCATCACATAATGAATGGGTGAAAGTAATTCCAAACGACAAAGAAATCACATTGCGTGAATTAACGCCAGCGAAAGTAACTGGTACATTAAGCGTGCCAGTTGGGCGTTTACGTAAATTGGCTATGGGGCCTGAATATTTGGCAGCCTTTACTGTGGGTGACCAATTATTATGGGGGGCAGCAGAGCCAGTTCGCCGTATCTTAAAACAATTAGTGGCATAA
- a CDS encoding alpha/beta fold hydrolase yields the protein MIREPYFHQFALKELLPFFEQFPTQYLSGERNIKLAYRHLIQPESAVRKLMILVNGRAENMLKWTELAYDFYHQGYDVLLFDHRGQGYSQRIIPQKGHLDEFRFYVDDMAKIIEKVTALFSYSTQHLLAHSMGALISTYYLANCDHRINKAVLSSPFYGISLKHPIRDELIIALMNILGQGERYVFGKGHYKPADLNLNELSHCKTRMKWMNRVNRKHAAIHLGGPTFRWVHLCLNAIKRLPKVIPKIEIPILILQAEKEKIVDNKNLEKLTALFPHAESMLVSQAKHEILFEKDNVRKAVLERMNQFLHS from the coding sequence ATGATCAGAGAACCTTATTTTCATCAATTTGCTCTTAAAGAATTATTGCCTTTTTTTGAGCAATTTCCGACCCAATATCTTTCTGGCGAACGAAATATAAAATTAGCTTATCGTCATTTAATTCAACCTGAAAGTGCGGTCAGAAAATTGATGATTTTAGTAAATGGTCGTGCTGAAAATATGTTGAAATGGACTGAGCTTGCTTATGATTTTTATCATCAAGGCTATGATGTGCTGCTATTTGATCACCGTGGTCAAGGCTATTCACAGCGTATTATTCCTCAAAAAGGGCATTTAGACGAATTTCGTTTCTATGTCGATGATATGGCGAAAATCATCGAAAAAGTAACCGCACTTTTCAGCTATTCAACACAGCATTTGCTTGCTCATTCAATGGGCGCATTGATTTCCACCTATTATTTGGCGAATTGTGATCATCGCATTAATAAAGCGGTACTTTCTTCGCCTTTTTACGGCATTTCTTTAAAACATCCAATTAGAGATGAACTGATTATTGCCCTAATGAATATTTTAGGACAAGGCGAGCGTTATGTTTTTGGCAAAGGACATTACAAACCGGCAGATTTAAACCTTAATGAACTTAGCCATTGTAAAACGCGAATGAAATGGATGAACCGAGTTAATCGAAAACACGCTGCTATTCACTTAGGTGGCCCGACATTCCGTTGGGTGCATTTGTGTTTGAATGCAATTAAACGTTTGCCGAAAGTTATTCCTAAGATTGAAATTCCAATCCTAATTTTACAAGCGGAAAAAGAAAAAATCGTAGATAACAAAAATCTTGAAAAATTGACCGCACTTTTTCCTCATGCAGAATCCATGCTTGTATCTCAAGCAAAACATGAAATCCTTTTTGAAAAGGATAACGTGAGAAAAGCAGTGCTTGAACGCATGAATCAATTTCTTCATTCTTAA
- a CDS encoding NapC/NirT family cytochrome c, with product MSKMKKIVTALCLVGVGVVALWGTQWVMHKTSTTEFCVSCHSMSYPKAEWEGSSHFANTKGVRAQCSDCHIPKEGWHYVKAKFIALKDLWYEAQGKIENKEKYEAHREEMAQRVWDDMKANDSETCRSCHSFDAMELSKQTKLAKQTHTDAQKNGQTCIDCHKGIVHFLPEAHGDQNAQKSSAVQGGTLSDGSAIFATEMMKATNDKGNEVRLMPYAELMQWKVNGDQVQGTLHGWQQVGAEAVVYQELGKRITLALLDEDARNHVQVLKTVHDAVTDSDWKEINVAVNVKKEKMTSDLAALNQYGSQLNQTQCSSCHAAISADHYTANQWIGVVNSMKDRTSMNKDEVRALTIYLQRNAKDMAKK from the coding sequence ATGTCAAAAATGAAGAAAATTGTCACCGCACTTTGCTTGGTGGGTGTCGGTGTTGTAGCATTGTGGGGAACGCAATGGGTTATGCATAAAACCAGTACAACTGAGTTTTGTGTAAGTTGTCATTCAATGAGCTATCCAAAAGCAGAATGGGAAGGTTCGAGCCACTTTGCGAATACAAAAGGCGTGCGAGCACAATGTTCAGACTGTCATATTCCAAAAGAAGGTTGGCATTATGTCAAAGCGAAATTTATTGCTTTAAAAGACTTGTGGTATGAAGCACAAGGCAAGATTGAGAATAAAGAAAAATATGAAGCTCATCGTGAAGAAATGGCACAACGAGTGTGGGACGATATGAAAGCCAACGATTCAGAAACCTGTCGCAGCTGCCACAGTTTTGATGCAATGGAGCTTTCAAAACAAACTAAATTAGCAAAACAAACTCATACAGATGCCCAAAAAAATGGCCAAACCTGTATTGATTGCCATAAAGGTATTGTTCACTTCCTTCCTGAAGCACATGGCGATCAAAATGCGCAAAAATCCTCTGCTGTACAAGGTGGTACTCTCTCTGATGGTTCAGCCATTTTTGCCACTGAAATGATGAAAGCGACTAATGATAAAGGAAATGAGGTTCGCTTAATGCCTTATGCAGAATTAATGCAATGGAAAGTAAATGGCGATCAAGTTCAAGGCACCTTGCATGGTTGGCAACAAGTAGGAGCTGAAGCGGTTGTTTATCAAGAGTTAGGCAAACGTATCACGCTTGCTTTACTGGATGAAGATGCACGTAATCATGTTCAAGTATTAAAAACAGTTCATGATGCAGTAACAGATTCTGACTGGAAAGAAATCAATGTTGCGGTGAATGTTAAAAAAGAAAAAATGACATCAGATTTAGCCGCACTTAATCAATACGGTAGTCAGTTAAATCAAACTCAATGTAGTAGTTGTCACGCAGCAATTAGCGCGGATCATTACACGGCTAACCAATGGATTGGTGTGGTGAATTCTATGAAAGACCGTACATCAATGAACAAAGATGAAGTACGTGCATTAACTATTTATCTGCAACGCAATGCCAAAGATATGGCAAAAAAATAA